TGCTCCAGTGTAATCATTCTTTTTACATGTATGGTGTCTGTTGCAACATAAGGAATTGTTGGTCCGTCACTCACAAATCCGTGTTCTTCAGCAAATTCAAAAATATACATGGTTGCCAAAAAAGCGGGCAAATATCCTGCTGTTTCACGTGGAAGGTGGTGACGAATGTTCCAGTAATTGGTATAACCTCCTGCGCGACGCAGAGCTTTCGATACATTTCCGGGACCCGAATTATATGCCGCAAGTGCTAAATCCCAATCTCCTAAACTTTTGTAGAGGCTTTTTAAGTATTCACAGGCTGCTTCTGTTGCCAAAAGAGGGTCCGAGCGCTCATCTACATAAGAAGTTACATCGAGACCGTACATCTTTCCGGTATTGAACATAAATTGCCACAATCCGGTGGCACCGACTCTGGATTTTGCACGCGGATTAAGCGCTGATTCTACAATGGCCAAATATTTTAATTCTAGCGGGATGTTGTGCTTGTCCAGCGCCTCTTCAAACATTGGGAAATAATAATCGCTTAACGCCATAAGCCTTCCCATGGTTCTTCTTCTGTTTTTAAGGTAATGCTTAATTACGCTCTCCAACGAAGGGTTGTATTCTACATTAAAAGGCGTCCTTGCGTTTAATTCGGCAAGGCGTTGTTTGAGTAGTTCGGTGGGTAATTCTTCGTAATCAACCGGTTCGTATTCCTGACTGCTTATAGTTCCGTAAACTTCTTCAAACATTTCAGATTTATACAATTGTTGCAACCACAGGCTATCTTTTTTTCTTGCCATGGCCATGTCTTCCAAATCGAAAATTACCGTGTCTTTGAGCTTTGTAGCAACCACCGTCTTTGGTAAATCGCCGGAAACCTGTCTAATTGTGATGGAATCAACAATTTTTACGTGTTTCGTCTTAAGCGAATCCGGTGCCGGTTTGGTTTTTTGTGCATGTAACAACATGCAGCTAAAAAGCAATAGTAACGAAAAGAGTGTTTTTTTCATACTTAACTAAACGTAGGTTAGGGGAGCTAAATTTTGCTAAAATTAATTAAATGACGCGAATAGACAAACTTTTAACACATTTGCCGCCAGTTATAACGCCTTTTACTAGTCTAAAATTGCCTGAATTCCGGGCAAAGTTTTACCTTCAAGCATCTCCAGCATGGCACCGCCTCCTGTAGACACGTAACTCACCTTTTCGGTGAAATTAAACTTTTTAACCGCCGCCACCGAATCTCCTCCGCCAACTAATGAAAATGCTCCGTTCTTGGTAGCTTCAGCGATGGCATTTCCTAAAGAAATTGTTCCTTCTGCGAAAGGCTCCATTTCAAAAACTCCTACCGGTCCATTCCAAAGAATTGTCTTTGAATTTGCAATTACTTCTGCAAATTGTATGTTGGTATTAGGTCCTGTATCCAATCCCATCCAGCCGTCCGGAATAGAGTCTACTCCGTCAATTTCAGTATTGGCGAATTCCGAAAAACTATCTGCCACCACGGCATCGGACGGAAGGTGAACCTGCACTCCTTTTTTCTTAGCCATTTTCAAGATATCCAGTGCCATTTCTTGCTTGTCTTCCTCAACTAACGAGCTTCCTATCGCGCCTCCTTTGGCTTTTACAAAGGTAAACGCCATTCCGCCACCTATTATTAAATGATTTATTTTGTCTAAAATATTCTCAATAATTGTAATTTTTGATGATACCTTGGCTCCTCCAATTATTGCGGTTACGGGCTTTTGACTATTTGCAAGAACCTTATTTACATTTTCAATTTCGGAAGCGAGTAGCAATCCGAAGCATTTATTCTTAGGAAAAAATTTAGCAATAATAGCCGTGGAAGCATGGGCTCTGTGCGCCGCGCCAAAGGCATCATTTACATAGATATCTCCCAGTTTGGACAGTTTCTCGGCAAACTTGCGATCGCCTTTTGTTTCTTCCTCATAATATCGCAGGTTTTCCAACAATAAAATCTCACCCGGTTTTAGTGTTGAAACCGCATCCTGGGTGACAGCGCCAATACAATCATTCACAAATTTCACAGTGACTCCAAAAACCTCACTTGCGTTGTTAACAATGTGTTTCAGAGAGAATTCGACTTCTTTATTCTTTGGTCTACCCAAGTGCGACATCAAAACACAGCTACCACCGTCCTCCAATATTTTTATAATCGTTGGTTTCGCTGCTTCAATACGTGTCGCGTCCGTTACTTCATAGTCTTCGTT
This genomic stretch from Ulvibacter sp. MAR_2010_11 harbors:
- a CDS encoding LysM peptidoglycan-binding domain-containing protein, which encodes MKKTLFSLLLLFSCMLLHAQKTKPAPDSLKTKHVKIVDSITIRQVSGDLPKTVVATKLKDTVIFDLEDMAMARKKDSLWLQQLYKSEMFEEVYGTISSQEYEPVDYEELPTELLKQRLAELNARTPFNVEYNPSLESVIKHYLKNRRRTMGRLMALSDYYFPMFEEALDKHNIPLELKYLAIVESALNPRAKSRVGATGLWQFMFNTGKMYGLDVTSYVDERSDPLLATEAACEYLKSLYKSLGDWDLALAAYNSGPGNVSKALRRAGGYTNYWNIRHHLPRETAGYLPAFLATMYIFEFAEEHGFVSDGPTIPYVATDTIHVKRMITLEQVAKVTNVDMEELQFLNPSYKLDIIPNIKDEKYVLRLPIRAVGKFVANEEAVYAFAEKEFNDREKPLPQMFEEAGKIRYKVRSGDYLGKIADKYGVSVSQIKRWNGLRSNTLKVGQRLTIHPGNSAASTKAAVSESGNAKIYTVKNGDSLWSISQKFPGVTVQNIKKWNDISGTNLKPGMKLKISKG
- the pgk gene encoding phosphoglycerate kinase, with the protein product MKTVNDFNFKDKKALIRVDFNVPLNEDYEVTDATRIEAAKPTIIKILEDGGSCVLMSHLGRPKNKEVEFSLKHIVNNASEVFGVTVKFVNDCIGAVTQDAVSTLKPGEILLLENLRYYEEETKGDRKFAEKLSKLGDIYVNDAFGAAHRAHASTAIIAKFFPKNKCFGLLLASEIENVNKVLANSQKPVTAIIGGAKVSSKITIIENILDKINHLIIGGGMAFTFVKAKGGAIGSSLVEEDKQEMALDILKMAKKKGVQVHLPSDAVVADSFSEFANTEIDGVDSIPDGWMGLDTGPNTNIQFAEVIANSKTILWNGPVGVFEMEPFAEGTISLGNAIAEATKNGAFSLVGGGDSVAAVKKFNFTEKVSYVSTGGGAMLEMLEGKTLPGIQAILD